From one Prochlorococcus marinus str. MIT 0912 genomic stretch:
- a CDS encoding citrate synthase has translation MVLKPGLEGVPVTNSGICEINGTEGKLNYRGYPISELAQKSSFLETAFLLIWGELPTENELQKFEEDVQMHRRVSFRIRDMLKCFPESGHPMDALQASAASLGLFYSRRAIDDPKYIYDAVVRLIAKIPTMVAAFEQIRKGDDPIQPQDDLPYSSNFLYMLTEREPNPLAARVFDRCLILHAEHSLNASTFSARVTASTLTDPYAVVASAVGTLAGPLHGGANEDVIAMLEEIGSPDKASAFLNDAIAKKRKIMGFGHREYRVKDPRATILQAFAEELFSEFGKDEMYEVAKALEEEAISRLGPKGIFPNVDFYSGLVYRKLGIPRDLFTPVFAISRVAGWLAHWREQLGANRIFRPSQIYEGEKIRNWQPLNRR, from the coding sequence TTGGTTTTAAAGCCAGGCTTGGAAGGGGTTCCAGTAACCAATTCAGGGATATGTGAAATTAATGGAACAGAGGGAAAACTGAACTACAGAGGTTATCCAATATCTGAGCTAGCCCAAAAAAGTAGTTTTTTAGAAACCGCATTTCTTTTGATATGGGGAGAACTTCCGACTGAAAATGAGCTTCAGAAGTTTGAAGAGGACGTTCAAATGCATAGACGAGTGAGCTTTCGAATTAGAGATATGCTCAAGTGTTTTCCAGAATCTGGACATCCAATGGATGCCCTCCAAGCAAGTGCTGCATCTTTAGGCCTCTTTTATTCTCGAAGAGCAATTGATGATCCAAAATATATCTACGACGCAGTAGTGAGGTTAATTGCAAAAATTCCAACTATGGTTGCTGCTTTCGAGCAGATAAGAAAAGGAGATGATCCAATTCAACCCCAAGATGATTTACCGTATTCCTCCAATTTCCTTTATATGCTAACGGAGAGGGAGCCAAATCCTCTTGCAGCAAGAGTCTTCGACAGATGTTTAATTCTTCATGCCGAGCACAGTCTTAATGCGAGTACGTTTAGCGCCAGAGTAACTGCCAGCACACTAACTGATCCTTATGCTGTCGTAGCATCTGCCGTTGGGACATTGGCTGGACCTCTTCATGGAGGCGCCAACGAAGATGTCATAGCAATGCTAGAAGAAATTGGAAGCCCTGATAAAGCATCTGCATTTCTAAATGATGCGATTGCAAAAAAAAGGAAAATCATGGGCTTTGGGCACAGGGAGTATCGTGTTAAAGACCCTAGGGCAACAATATTACAAGCCTTCGCAGAGGAACTTTTCTCGGAATTTGGTAAAGATGAAATGTATGAAGTAGCCAAAGCACTGGAAGAAGAGGCTATTTCCAGACTGGGACCAAAAGGTATATTCCCAAATGTTGACTTTTATTCTGGACTTGTTTATCGAAAGCTTGGTATTCCTCGAGATTTGTTTACACCAGTTTTTGCGATTTCCAGAGTTGCTGGTTGGTTGGCTCACTGGAGAGAGCAACTTGGAGCAAATAGAATTTTTAGACCATCACAAATTTATGAAGGAGAAAAAATCAGAAATTGGCAGCCTCTTAATAGAAGATAA
- the purE gene encoding 5-(carboxyamino)imidazole ribonucleotide mutase, translated as MSLTEANTFKQVAVVMGSDSDLQTLQPAVEILDQFGISNEVRILSAHRTPKKMLDFAQMAESNGFKVIIAGAGGAAHLPGMIASLTTLPVIGVPVKSKALSGIDSMYSILQMPSGIPVATVAIEGGLNAGLLATQILAINNTELTNKLKTYRSELHDLVVKKDQKLKKIGAITYLEQM; from the coding sequence TTGTCTTTAACCGAAGCTAATACATTTAAGCAAGTAGCAGTAGTAATGGGTAGTGATTCAGATCTTCAAACTCTTCAGCCTGCAGTTGAAATTCTAGATCAATTTGGCATATCTAATGAAGTAAGAATCTTATCTGCTCATAGAACTCCAAAAAAAATGTTGGATTTTGCTCAAATGGCAGAATCAAATGGTTTTAAAGTCATAATTGCGGGGGCTGGAGGGGCTGCTCATTTACCAGGAATGATCGCATCACTTACGACACTTCCAGTGATAGGGGTTCCAGTAAAAAGTAAAGCTCTCTCAGGAATAGATTCTATGTATTCAATCTTGCAAATGCCCTCAGGCATCCCCGTGGCAACAGTTGCCATTGAAGGAGGCCTAAATGCTGGTCTTTTAGCTACTCAAATTTTGGCAATTAACAATACTGAATTGACAAACAAATTAAAAACCTACAGATCTGAGCTTCACGACCTTGTCGTAAAAAAAGATCAAAAACTTAAAAAGATTGGAGCCATAACTTATCTAGAACAAATGTAA
- a CDS encoding response regulator transcription factor: MSDPNPSTQEVSQTPRILLVDDEPGLRTAVQAYLEDEGFQVTTAVDGEEGWEKAQKMIPDVIISDVMMPRCDGYGLLKKIREDERLGGTPVIFLTAKGMTADRTQGYQAGVDDYMPKPFDPDELVARVKNVVQRQERLLTEAARFANADVGQMAKQITEIKSMLSHGDKNNSRKDDSIPNFTPREASVLQLVAEGLMNKEIARQLETSIRNVEKYVSRLFIKTGTSSRTELVRYALENHLVT, encoded by the coding sequence ATGAGTGACCCAAATCCATCAACACAAGAAGTTTCTCAGACTCCCAGGATATTACTTGTCGATGACGAGCCTGGTTTAAGAACTGCTGTTCAGGCTTATCTTGAAGATGAAGGATTTCAAGTTACAACCGCTGTAGATGGAGAAGAGGGATGGGAAAAAGCTCAAAAAATGATCCCTGATGTAATTATCAGTGACGTTATGATGCCTAGGTGTGATGGTTATGGGCTTTTAAAAAAAATTAGAGAAGACGAAAGACTTGGAGGTACACCTGTCATTTTTCTTACTGCTAAGGGTATGACTGCTGATAGAACTCAAGGGTATCAAGCAGGTGTAGACGACTACATGCCAAAACCATTTGATCCCGATGAGTTAGTTGCAAGAGTTAAGAATGTAGTTCAGAGGCAAGAGCGCTTACTAACTGAAGCAGCCAGATTTGCGAATGCTGATGTTGGCCAAATGGCAAAACAGATTACAGAAATCAAATCAATGCTTAGCCATGGAGATAAAAATAACTCACGGAAAGATGATTCAATTCCAAATTTCACCCCAAGAGAAGCAAGCGTTTTGCAACTAGTAGCGGAAGGTTTAATGAACAAAGAAATTGCAAGACAACTTGAGACTTCTATACGCAATGTAGAGAAATATGTGAGTCGATTATTTATTAAAACCGGTACTTCTAGTAGAACAGAATTAGTTAGATATGCACTTGAAAATCATTTAGTTACATAA
- the ndhI gene encoding NAD(P)H-quinone oxidoreductase subunit I, whose protein sequence is MLGFLEKVADYTKEAVSAAKYLVDGLGVTFDHMRRRPVTVQYPYEKLIPSERYRGRIHYEFDKCIACEVCVRVCPINLPVVDWVMNKETKKKELRNYSIDFGACIFCGNCVEYCPTNCLSMTEEYELSAFDRHSLNYDNVALGRLPTSVTSDPSVRPLRELAYLPESIMDPHELPMNQKRAGKLPSQIIKELQAEKSQAEDKNNSSDMVSNNLNSTN, encoded by the coding sequence ATGCTTGGTTTCCTTGAAAAAGTTGCCGACTACACTAAAGAAGCCGTTAGTGCAGCGAAATATTTAGTTGATGGACTAGGCGTTACGTTCGACCACATGCGTCGAAGACCTGTAACGGTTCAATATCCTTACGAAAAGCTAATTCCCTCTGAGCGTTATAGAGGAAGGATTCATTATGAATTTGACAAGTGTATTGCTTGTGAGGTTTGTGTAAGGGTATGCCCAATTAATCTTCCAGTTGTTGATTGGGTAATGAATAAAGAAACCAAGAAAAAAGAATTAAGAAATTATTCTATTGACTTTGGTGCATGTATTTTTTGTGGAAATTGCGTTGAATATTGCCCTACAAATTGCTTATCAATGACAGAAGAATATGAACTTTCTGCATTTGATAGACATAGCCTTAACTACGATAATGTTGCTCTTGGAAGACTACCAACAAGTGTCACTTCAGATCCATCAGTTCGTCCTTTAAGAGAATTAGCTTATTTACCAGAGAGCATCATGGACCCTCATGAATTACCTATGAACCAAAAAAGAGCAGGTAAACTACCAAGTCAGATTATAAAAGAACTACAAGCAGAGAAATCACAAGCAGAAGATAAGAATAATTCGTCAGATATGGTTTCAAATAACTTAAATTCTACTAATTAA
- a CDS encoding DUF3352 domain-containing protein, whose protein sequence is MKSRLPYFLISGIVILSILTGIFIWHNNKLKKIPKFNEQSFHAPVSSKYIPTNADLIFHWKINPAKLPNYIESYQDKSSKKTINKKISFIRDSSFKLISLDFAKDISKWVGDYGSFAVFDSNTQALNDWIMVLAIKEDINIEKELEPILGSKIVDVNNIPSNKLNNSNSEIISKKINSNNSIYFANAKDNLLISSNPKIIKSSIDELDRNILNTKIKYKNIQLKDNLKDGLLLLEMSPKKIISLIGQEENLFEIDEIDSLISSLNIDDNKLNLEGIISYNNKTKMPIKDINYNFVDIKKESELFQDFIIVDNPKQYLSKDSSHPYQKLIASLIQKSTTSDYSKLLKIILENSKGNMIWINNKGWLVLTRKSDTNKTEIDTILKKENFLNSNIDFQNRKLEIWSKISTYENEKYELKENIEAIIDEDKENYIWSKNLSSISYFDNKNYLDYYSDNEKNIDEVNDFDDVLRIHLGEEKTKTVLNNFYPYILLKTMLGNKLTPPQNIDISIAVPTINYPDFIKVKINLKTS, encoded by the coding sequence ATGAAATCACGTCTACCTTATTTTTTAATATCAGGAATAGTAATTTTATCAATTTTGACAGGGATATTTATCTGGCACAATAATAAACTAAAGAAAATACCTAAGTTCAATGAACAATCATTTCATGCTCCAGTTTCATCGAAATATATACCAACAAATGCTGATCTCATTTTTCACTGGAAAATAAATCCAGCTAAGCTTCCAAACTACATCGAAAGTTATCAAGATAAATCTAGCAAAAAAACTATAAATAAAAAAATAAGTTTTATTAGAGATTCTTCTTTTAAATTAATTAGTCTTGACTTTGCAAAAGACATCTCAAAATGGGTAGGAGATTATGGGAGCTTTGCTGTATTTGATTCAAATACACAAGCTCTAAATGATTGGATAATGGTCTTAGCAATCAAAGAAGATATAAATATTGAAAAAGAATTAGAACCTATTCTAGGTTCTAAAATTGTTGATGTAAATAACATCCCAAGCAATAAATTAAACAACTCTAACTCAGAAATAATTTCAAAAAAAATTAATTCGAATAACTCAATATACTTTGCGAATGCAAAAGATAATCTTTTAATATCATCCAATCCAAAAATCATAAAATCCTCAATAGATGAATTGGATAGAAATATATTAAATACAAAAATAAAATATAAGAATATTCAATTAAAGGATAATCTTAAAGACGGTCTATTATTATTAGAAATGTCTCCAAAAAAGATTATAAGTCTAATAGGTCAAGAAGAAAATTTATTTGAGATAGATGAGATAGATAGCCTTATATCTTCTCTAAATATAGATGACAATAAATTAAATCTAGAAGGAATAATATCTTATAATAATAAAACTAAAATGCCGATCAAAGATATTAATTATAATTTCGTTGATATCAAAAAAGAATCTGAATTATTTCAAGATTTTATAATAGTTGATAATCCAAAGCAGTATCTGAGTAAAGATTCTAGCCATCCATATCAAAAACTTATCGCTTCTCTTATTCAAAAATCAACAACTTCAGATTATTCTAAACTTTTGAAAATAATTCTTGAAAACTCCAAAGGAAATATGATTTGGATAAATAATAAAGGCTGGTTGGTTTTGACTAGGAAATCTGATACGAACAAAACAGAAATAGATACTATTTTAAAAAAAGAGAACTTCCTGAATTCAAATATAGATTTTCAAAATAGGAAGCTAGAAATTTGGTCGAAAATAAGTACATATGAAAATGAAAAATACGAGTTAAAAGAAAATATTGAGGCAATTATTGACGAAGATAAAGAGAATTATATTTGGAGTAAAAACTTATCTTCTATTTCATATTTTGATAATAAAAATTACTTAGACTATTATTCAGACAATGAAAAAAATATCGATGAAGTTAATGATTTTGATGATGTTCTTAGAATACATTTAGGGGAAGAAAAAACTAAGACAGTTTTAAATAATTTCTATCCATATATCTTACTTAAAACTATGTTAGGAAACAAACTAACTCCTCCTCAGAATATTGATATATCTATTGCCGTCCCTACAATTAATTATCCAGACTTTATTAAAGTTAAAATCAACTTAAAAACAAGTTAA
- a CDS encoding N-acetylglucosamine-6-phosphate deacetylase, with amino-acid sequence MRKIINIKLPQPDKSEDENNVFSLVLDEHGIILSIDKSSNRKSIYDEDWCGDWLSPRAIDLQINGGLGVSFTDLTFNKIPKLLTLLDRLWLDGVEGICPTFVSCSPDQFQLGMKVLKETKKHISSNRCRLLGAHMEGPFLCESYSGAHDIESICKPSISALNKRIKGFENDIALMTLAPELKGSFDVISRLRELNIVVSLGHSSADFDSAMNAFNNGVTMVTHTFNAMKGLHHRAIGPIGAASSRDDIFLGLIADGVHVHADMIRLLKIIAPKQIVLVSDAISAYGLGDGSFNWDKRLITVENGLCILPNETIAGSTLPLLDACKKIANWINDPSAAIWMATIAPRMVLSQNKMTSESFFIGKNIQSLLRWKMNSCNHQLSWQLAA; translated from the coding sequence ATGAGAAAAATTATAAACATAAAATTACCTCAACCAGATAAAAGCGAAGATGAAAATAATGTATTTTCACTAGTTTTAGATGAACATGGAATTATTCTTTCTATTGATAAAAGTTCCAATAGGAAATCAATTTATGATGAAGATTGGTGCGGTGATTGGCTAAGTCCAAGAGCGATTGATCTTCAAATAAATGGAGGTTTAGGGGTCTCATTTACAGATTTAACTTTTAATAAAATACCTAAATTATTAACATTGCTTGATAGACTTTGGCTTGATGGAGTTGAAGGGATTTGTCCAACTTTTGTTAGTTGTTCTCCAGATCAATTCCAATTAGGGATGAAGGTCTTAAAGGAAACTAAAAAACATATTTCTAGTAATAGATGTCGACTCCTTGGTGCTCATATGGAAGGACCTTTTTTATGTGAATCATATTCTGGAGCACATGACATAGAAAGTATTTGTAAGCCAAGTATTTCTGCTTTAAATAAAAGAATAAAGGGATTTGAAAACGACATAGCATTAATGACATTGGCTCCAGAATTAAAAGGTTCTTTTGATGTTATTTCTCGTCTAAGAGAATTAAATATCGTGGTTTCACTTGGACATTCTTCAGCTGATTTTGATTCGGCGATGAATGCTTTTAATAATGGAGTGACTATGGTTACACATACTTTTAATGCAATGAAAGGTTTGCATCATAGGGCTATTGGTCCTATCGGAGCGGCTTCAAGCAGAGATGATATCTTCCTAGGACTGATTGCTGATGGTGTTCATGTTCATGCAGATATGATTAGGCTTTTAAAGATAATTGCACCAAAGCAAATTGTCTTAGTCAGTGATGCAATATCAGCTTATGGTTTAGGAGATGGATCGTTTAATTGGGACAAACGCTTGATAACAGTAGAAAATGGTTTATGCATACTTCCTAATGAAACAATTGCAGGATCCACGTTGCCTTTACTAGATGCATGCAAAAAAATAGCTAATTGGATTAATGATCCTTCTGCTGCTATTTGGATGGCAACAATTGCTCCACGTATGGTATTAAGTCAAAACAAAATGACTTCAGAATCTTTTTTTATTGGAAAAAATATTCAGTCTTTACTTCGATGGAAAATGAATTCTTGTAATCATCAGTTGTCTTGGCAGTTGGCTGCGTAA
- the nuoH gene encoding NADH-quinone oxidoreductase subunit NuoH, which translates to MNSGIDLEMSFTQGVQNLGLSHELAHLLWIPLPMLLVLVSAVIGVLVTVWLERKISAAAQQRIGPEYAGALGILQPMADGLKLLVKEDIIPARADSVLFTVGPILVLVPVILSWLIVPFGQNLLISNVGIGIFLWIALSSIQPIGLLMSGYSSNNKYSLLGGLRAAAQSISYEIPLALAVLAIVMMSNSLSTVDIVEQQNTAGFLSWNIWRQPVGFIIFWICALAECERLPFDLPEAEEELVAGYQTEYAGMKFALFYLAGYINLVLSALLVSVLYLGGWGFPISIDWFSSLIGLSIDNPLVQIIAASLGIVMTILKAYLLVFLAILLRWTTPRVRIDQLLDLGWKFLLPISLVNLLVTASLKLAFPMTFGG; encoded by the coding sequence GTGAATTCAGGTATAGACCTTGAAATGAGTTTCACCCAAGGTGTTCAAAACCTTGGTTTATCTCATGAATTAGCACATCTTTTATGGATTCCTCTCCCGATGCTTTTAGTATTGGTGTCGGCTGTTATTGGTGTATTAGTAACAGTTTGGCTTGAAAGAAAAATTTCTGCAGCAGCTCAACAGAGAATTGGGCCTGAATATGCAGGTGCACTTGGTATTCTTCAGCCCATGGCAGATGGGTTAAAACTTTTAGTCAAAGAAGACATCATCCCAGCAAGAGCAGACAGTGTACTTTTCACAGTTGGTCCAATATTAGTTTTAGTTCCTGTAATTTTATCTTGGTTAATTGTTCCATTTGGACAAAATCTTTTAATTAGCAATGTTGGTATTGGAATTTTCTTGTGGATAGCCCTTAGCAGTATCCAACCTATTGGACTTTTAATGAGTGGTTATTCTTCTAATAATAAATATTCTTTACTAGGTGGACTTAGAGCTGCCGCTCAATCAATTAGTTATGAAATTCCACTAGCGCTAGCGGTTTTGGCAATAGTTATGATGAGCAATTCATTGAGTACTGTTGATATAGTTGAACAACAAAATACTGCAGGTTTTCTTAGCTGGAATATATGGCGACAACCTGTAGGTTTTATTATTTTTTGGATTTGTGCATTAGCTGAATGCGAGAGACTACCTTTTGATTTACCAGAAGCAGAAGAAGAACTTGTAGCCGGTTATCAAACTGAATATGCAGGTATGAAATTTGCTCTGTTTTACTTGGCTGGATATATAAATCTTGTTTTATCTGCTTTACTTGTCTCTGTTCTGTACTTAGGAGGATGGGGTTTCCCAATCTCAATTGATTGGTTTTCATCTTTAATAGGTCTTTCAATTGATAACCCATTAGTTCAAATTATTGCTGCGTCTCTTGGAATTGTTATGACAATTCTGAAGGCTTATTTACTGGTTTTTTTAGCAATCTTATTGAGATGGACTACTCCAAGAGTGCGGATTGATCAACTACTTGATCTAGGATGGAAATTTCTTTTACCTATTTCGTTGGTCAACTTACTTGTAACTGCTTCACTTAAATTGGCATTTCCTATGACATTTGGCGGATAA
- the trpB gene encoding tryptophan synthase subunit beta yields MTGTLPTQFKDSDLSPLTRPDALGRFGKYGGQYVPETLIPALIELEQAAKEAWKDSSFTSELNHLLKTYVGRSTPLYEATRLTEHYRKKTLKGPRIWLKREDLNHTGAHKINNALGQALLAIRMGKKRIIAETGAGQHGVATATVCARFGLECIIYMGKEDMRRQALNVFRMQLLGASVRPVTSGTATLKDATSEAIRDWVTNVETTHYILGSVAGPHPYPMLVRDFHAVIGEETKQQCTQAFGRSPDVLLACVGGGSNAMGLFHSFVEDKSVRMIGVEAAGDGVETGRHAATITEGRIGVLHGAMSLLLQDKDGQVEEAHSISAGLDYPGVGPEHSYFKEIGRAEYAAVTDTEAIEALQLVSKLEGIIPALETAHAFAYLEKLCPTLNDNSEIVINCSGRGDKDVNTVAEKLGSKNIK; encoded by the coding sequence GTGACAGGTACGCTCCCCACACAATTTAAAGATTCGGATTTATCTCCATTAACAAGGCCAGATGCTCTTGGGCGATTTGGTAAGTACGGGGGGCAATATGTTCCTGAAACTTTAATACCTGCCCTTATTGAATTAGAGCAAGCTGCTAAAGAAGCATGGAAAGATTCTTCATTCACTTCAGAACTGAATCATTTATTAAAAACTTACGTAGGAAGATCTACTCCTCTATACGAAGCCACAAGATTAACTGAACATTACAGAAAAAAGACATTAAAAGGACCAAGGATTTGGCTTAAAAGAGAAGACCTAAATCACACAGGTGCTCACAAAATAAATAATGCACTTGGGCAAGCTCTTCTTGCGATACGGATGGGAAAAAAAAGAATTATTGCTGAAACTGGAGCTGGTCAGCATGGGGTTGCGACTGCGACAGTCTGCGCTCGTTTTGGATTGGAATGCATTATCTATATGGGCAAAGAAGATATGCGACGACAAGCCTTAAACGTTTTCCGAATGCAATTACTAGGGGCATCAGTGAGGCCAGTAACAAGTGGTACTGCAACACTCAAAGATGCAACAAGCGAAGCTATTCGAGATTGGGTTACTAATGTTGAAACGACTCATTATATTCTCGGTTCAGTTGCGGGTCCACATCCATATCCAATGTTGGTTAGAGATTTTCACGCAGTTATTGGAGAAGAAACAAAGCAACAATGTACACAAGCTTTTGGTAGGTCTCCCGATGTTCTTTTAGCTTGCGTTGGTGGCGGATCTAATGCAATGGGTCTTTTCCATTCTTTTGTTGAAGACAAAAGTGTGCGAATGATTGGAGTTGAAGCTGCTGGAGATGGAGTCGAAACTGGTCGACATGCAGCAACAATTACTGAAGGAAGAATAGGAGTTCTTCATGGAGCCATGAGTCTCCTGCTACAAGACAAAGATGGGCAAGTTGAGGAGGCGCATTCCATTAGCGCAGGTCTTGATTATCCAGGAGTTGGACCGGAGCATAGTTACTTCAAAGAAATTGGTCGTGCTGAATATGCAGCTGTTACTGACACTGAAGCTATTGAAGCTCTGCAATTAGTTAGTAAATTAGAAGGTATTATTCCTGCGTTAGAGACCGCGCATGCATTTGCCTATCTCGAAAAACTTTGCCCAACTCTCAATGATAATTCAGAAATCGTCATCAACTGCTCTGGTAGAGGAGATAAAGATGTAAACACAGTTGCTGAAAAACTAGGATCAAAAAATATAAAGTAA
- the cysC gene encoding adenylyl-sulfate kinase has protein sequence MEQNSQRPLSKATNIVWHQSSVDREARSRQRGHSSAILWFTGLSGSGKSTLANAVNVALHKNGYSTYVLDGDNIRHGLCKDLGFSNSDREENIRRIGEVSKLFLDAGIIVLTAFVSPFRVDRDNARSLVGENDFIEIHCSADLGVCETRDTKGLYAKARNGDIKDFTGISSPYEDPKSPELKIDTGNLEIDKCVNLVINFLVQKKIISKIS, from the coding sequence ATGGAACAAAACTCTCAAAGACCTCTTTCAAAAGCCACCAATATAGTTTGGCATCAATCTTCAGTTGATAGAGAAGCTAGATCTCGGCAACGAGGACATAGCAGTGCAATACTTTGGTTTACAGGTCTATCTGGTTCAGGGAAAAGCACACTAGCCAATGCAGTAAATGTAGCTCTGCACAAAAATGGTTATTCAACTTATGTGCTTGATGGTGACAACATCAGGCATGGTTTATGTAAAGACTTAGGATTCTCTAATAGTGATAGAGAAGAAAATATTAGAAGAATTGGCGAAGTCTCTAAATTGTTTCTTGATGCAGGAATAATAGTTTTAACTGCATTCGTATCACCATTTAGAGTCGATCGAGATAATGCGAGATCATTAGTTGGAGAAAATGATTTTATAGAAATACATTGTTCAGCTGATTTGGGGGTTTGTGAAACAAGAGATACAAAAGGACTTTATGCCAAGGCAAGAAATGGAGACATTAAAGATTTTACTGGAATCTCAAGTCCTTATGAAGATCCTAAGTCTCCAGAATTAAAAATTGATACTGGAAATCTAGAGATTGATAAATGCGTAAACTTAGTTATTAATTTTCTTGTGCAGAAAAAGATTATTTCAAAAATTTCTTAG
- a CDS encoding translation initiation factor, whose product MSKGGWSEFNDPLKTIGNDTQNSVTPKGKRQVRLERTRSGKKGKLVTVIKGLELKQAEAKKILKNLKIACGTGGALKADFLELQGDQISKAQEFLFKEGYRPKQSGG is encoded by the coding sequence ATGTCGAAAGGTGGCTGGAGTGAATTTAATGACCCTCTTAAGACAATAGGGAATGACACTCAAAATAGTGTTACTCCTAAAGGAAAGCGACAAGTTCGTCTAGAAAGAACTCGATCTGGAAAGAAAGGTAAACTTGTTACTGTTATTAAAGGACTTGAATTAAAGCAAGCAGAGGCAAAAAAAATTCTTAAGAATTTAAAAATAGCTTGCGGGACAGGGGGGGCTTTGAAAGCTGATTTTTTAGAGTTACAAGGAGATCAAATCTCAAAAGCTCAAGAATTTCTTTTTAAGGAGGGTTATAGGCCAAAACAGAGTGGAGGTTAA
- a CDS encoding rhodanese-like domain-containing protein gives MNQNTPLNISPKELNKILEDDSSDKPFIIDVREDNEIAIASFSFSVLHLPLSKAANWSAKIGELLPKEQPIVVVCHAGVRSLNFGIWLLEQGITKSVWNLVGGIDAWSTDVDQSVPRY, from the coding sequence ATGAACCAGAACACTCCTTTAAATATATCTCCAAAAGAGTTAAATAAAATCTTAGAAGATGATTCTTCTGATAAACCATTCATTATAGATGTGAGGGAGGATAATGAAATTGCTATTGCTTCATTTTCATTTTCAGTATTACATCTTCCTTTGAGTAAGGCTGCAAACTGGTCAGCCAAAATAGGTGAACTGTTACCGAAGGAACAGCCTATTGTCGTTGTTTGCCATGCGGGTGTGAGAAGTCTGAATTTTGGTATTTGGCTTTTAGAACAAGGAATAACTAAAAGTGTGTGGAATCTTGTAGGGGGTATAGATGCTTGGAGCACTGATGTTGATCAATCTGTTCCAAGGTACTAA
- the bchM gene encoding magnesium protoporphyrin IX methyltransferase, producing the protein MTTQIENNEKAEVAEYFNGTGFDRWNRIYSESDDVNKVQKNIRIGHQKTVDDVISWLKEYDNIKDKTFCDAGCGVGSLSIPLAKLGAKSIHLSDISEAMINETKSRAKGAGLDLNKLNFRTSDLENLKGSFNTVICLDVFIHYPQQEAEAMVKHLCQLSEERLIVSFAPYTPLLALLKGIGQLFPGPSKTTRAYTLRETGIIEAAKQSGFKVIKSKLNQAPFYFSKLIEFVKY; encoded by the coding sequence ATGACAACGCAAATTGAGAACAATGAAAAGGCGGAAGTCGCGGAATATTTTAATGGGACTGGGTTTGATAGATGGAATCGCATATATAGCGAAAGTGATGATGTAAATAAAGTGCAAAAAAATATCAGGATAGGTCACCAAAAGACAGTTGATGATGTAATTAGTTGGTTGAAAGAGTATGACAATATCAAGGATAAAACTTTCTGTGATGCTGGCTGCGGTGTTGGTAGTTTAAGTATTCCATTGGCAAAATTGGGTGCTAAATCGATTCATTTAAGTGATATTTCTGAAGCCATGATAAATGAGACAAAAAGCAGGGCAAAGGGAGCAGGTTTGGACTTGAATAAGCTGAATTTCCGAACATCTGATTTAGAGAATTTAAAAGGTTCATTTAATACAGTTATTTGCTTAGATGTTTTCATTCATTACCCTCAACAGGAGGCTGAGGCAATGGTGAAACATCTATGTCAATTATCTGAAGAGAGATTAATTGTTAGCTTTGCTCCCTATACGCCTTTACTAGCCCTGTTGAAAGGTATTGGTCAACTATTTCCTGGACCAAGTAAAACTACTCGAGCATATACATTAAGGGAAACTGGAATTATTGAAGCTGCAAAGCAATCTGGTTTTAAAGTGATCAAAAGTAAGTTGAATCAAGCTCCTTTCTATTTTTCGAAATTAATAGAATTTGTTAAATACTAG